In bacterium, the following proteins share a genomic window:
- the maf gene encoding septum formation protein Maf, producing MSRRIILASTSPFRRELLSRLGLCFECAAPEYGEGEIAGAAPSELARLHALEKAREVARRSPGALVIGSDQVAELDGEILGKPLTKERAFEQLRKMSGKKVLFHTGVALVADGREESGVELFSVTLKKLTDREIENYLTREEPYFCAGSFKIEGLGIALMESMEGEDYTSLIGLPLIRLIGMLEGFGVRVL from the coding sequence TTGAGCAGGAGGATAATTCTCGCTTCTACGAGCCCCTTCAGGAGAGAGCTTCTCTCCCGCCTCGGGCTTTGTTTCGAGTGCGCCGCCCCGGAGTACGGTGAAGGCGAAATTGCGGGCGCTGCCCCCTCCGAACTTGCCCGCCTCCACGCCCTCGAAAAGGCCCGCGAAGTCGCGAGGCGAAGCCCCGGCGCTCTCGTAATCGGCTCCGATCAGGTCGCCGAACTCGATGGGGAGATTCTGGGCAAGCCCCTCACCAAAGAGAGGGCCTTCGAGCAGCTTAGAAAAATGTCCGGCAAAAAAGTCCTCTTCCACACCGGCGTCGCCCTCGTCGCGGACGGCAGGGAAGAGAGCGGAGTGGAGCTTTTCTCCGTTACCCTGAAAAAGCTGACCGATAGGGAGATTGAAAACTACCTCACGCGGGAGGAGCCGTATTTTTGCGCGGGGTCGTTCAAGATCGAAGGGCTGGGGATTGCCCTCATGGAGTCGATGGAGGGGGAGGATTATACTTCGCTCATCGGGTTGCCGCTGATCAGGCTTATCGGGATGCTGGAGGGGTTTGGAGTAAGAGTCCTGTAG
- a CDS encoding tRNA-dihydrouridine synthase family protein: MDPPKVKSVRLRGVEISPPLWLAPMAGITHTAFRRLLLEEGWAGCLSTEMLSARRLKSESARSSPFLKRHPSEKPLSYQIVAWEPEHAAGAAKWLTAIGADVIDLNFGCPAPAVRRMGGGSKLMENLEDSARILQSARGATNLPLTAKTRLGETLDEGKLRDFCQMLEDVGIDMIAVHARLRGEPYGRRPRWEWIGKVKEWVKVPVVGNGGIFTPEDARECLRVSGCDGLMIGRGAAVKPWLGREIAREVFGLETEDRAVDLPALYRRFARLLEESFTSERRLGRLKEFTHYFAMNYPFGHTLASKVQVAESFEEAVSRAEEFFAKALGGIV; this comes from the coding sequence ATGGACCCGCCAAAGGTGAAGTCCGTAAGACTCAGGGGGGTCGAAATCTCTCCGCCTCTCTGGCTCGCCCCAATGGCGGGCATAACCCACACGGCTTTCAGGCGTCTGCTCCTTGAGGAGGGCTGGGCGGGCTGCCTTTCGACGGAGATGCTCTCCGCCAGGAGGCTCAAGTCCGAGAGCGCCCGCTCCTCCCCCTTCCTCAAGCGCCACCCCTCCGAAAAACCCCTCAGTTACCAGATTGTCGCCTGGGAGCCGGAACACGCCGCCGGGGCGGCGAAGTGGCTGACCGCCATAGGCGCGGATGTCATCGATCTGAATTTCGGTTGCCCCGCCCCCGCCGTCCGCAGGATGGGAGGGGGTAGCAAGCTCATGGAAAACCTTGAGGATTCAGCCAGGATACTGCAAAGCGCGAGGGGGGCCACGAACCTTCCCCTGACGGCCAAGACCCGCCTCGGAGAGACCCTCGACGAAGGGAAGCTGCGCGACTTCTGCCAAATGCTGGAGGACGTGGGGATCGATATGATAGCCGTCCACGCGAGGCTCCGGGGCGAGCCCTACGGGAGGCGTCCCCGCTGGGAATGGATAGGAAAGGTTAAGGAGTGGGTGAAAGTGCCGGTTGTCGGCAACGGCGGAATCTTCACCCCCGAAGACGCGAGGGAGTGCCTGCGGGTTTCCGGCTGCGACGGGCTGATGATCGGGCGCGGCGCGGCAGTGAAGCCGTGGCTGGGAAGGGAGATTGCCCGCGAGGTCTTCGGGCTGGAGACAGAGGATAGGGCGGTAGACCTCCCCGCGCTTTACCGGCGCTTCGCCCGACTCCTCGAAGAATCCTTCACCTCAGAGCGGCGGCTCGGCAGGCTGAAGGAATTCACCCACTACTTCGCGATGAACTACCCCTTCGGCCACACCCTCGCCTCGAAGGTGCAGGTCGCGGAGTCCTTCGAGGAGGCGGTAAGCCGCGCGGAAGAGTTCTTTGCAAAGGCCCTGGGCGGAATCGTTTAG
- the hfq gene encoding RNA chaperone Hfq has product MVKTKINIQDQFLNNVRREKAQVTIRLVSGEELDGALKAFDNFCVVIKSGDNYHLIYKHAIESVRPYQPLKKFEAIYENF; this is encoded by the coding sequence ATGGTCAAGACGAAGATAAACATACAAGACCAGTTCCTCAACAACGTGCGCAGAGAAAAGGCGCAGGTGACGATTCGCCTTGTTTCCGGCGAAGAACTCGATGGCGCGCTCAAGGCCTTCGACAACTTCTGCGTCGTTATCAAATCCGGCGACAATTACCACCTGATATACAAACACGCCATCGAATCGGTGCGCCCCTACCAGCCCTTGAAAAAATTTGAGGCCATTTACGAAAATTTCTAG
- the miaA gene encoding tRNA (adenosine(37)-N6)-dimethylallyltransferase MiaA, with protein sequence MERPRIAVLTGPTASGKSGIALEAALELGAEIISADSMQVYRGLDIGTAKPSQEERRMVPHHLIDVAEITESYSAGRFRKEAGEAIESIHSRGKPVIVVGGTLLYIKALLEGLLGAPVRDEGLRSELGRIWDEGRGGELYEELKRDDPLLAARLHPNDRSRIIRGVEVFRLSGEPLSKLQEAHGFSGGGYDALVFAVEVERPVLYRAIDERVGRMLREGWIEEVRGVLDRGYSPSLMPLQAIGYREIVRFLTEGGDAARVAEEIKQATRNFAKRQETWLKKMAANRITRRETAVFAAAVKNFLQSG encoded by the coding sequence ATGGAGCGGCCCAGGATCGCCGTCCTAACGGGCCCTACGGCCTCCGGCAAATCCGGTATCGCCCTCGAAGCGGCCCTTGAACTCGGAGCGGAGATAATCTCTGCGGATTCCATGCAGGTCTACCGGGGGCTCGACATCGGCACCGCGAAGCCCTCGCAGGAGGAGCGCCGCATGGTTCCTCACCACCTAATAGACGTGGCCGAGATTACCGAAAGCTACAGCGCCGGGCGTTTCCGGAAAGAGGCGGGGGAGGCGATTGAATCCATCCATTCGAGGGGGAAACCCGTCATAGTCGTTGGAGGCACTCTTCTCTATATAAAGGCGCTGCTGGAGGGGCTTTTGGGCGCTCCCGTACGCGACGAAGGGCTGCGTAGCGAACTTGGCCGGATCTGGGACGAAGGCCGGGGTGGGGAGCTCTACGAGGAGCTTAAGAGAGACGACCCCCTCCTCGCGGCGCGGCTCCACCCCAACGACAGATCCCGGATTATAAGGGGCGTCGAGGTCTTCAGACTTTCCGGCGAGCCCCTCTCGAAGCTGCAGGAGGCCCACGGCTTTTCAGGAGGAGGCTACGACGCGCTTGTCTTCGCCGTCGAAGTTGAGAGGCCGGTCCTCTATAGGGCGATCGACGAGCGGGTCGGCAGGATGCTCCGGGAGGGGTGGATAGAGGAGGTGCGCGGAGTTCTGGACAGGGGGTATTCCCCTTCTCTCATGCCGCTGCAGGCTATCGGCTACAGGGAGATAGTGCGCTTTCTGACGGAGGGGGGGGATGCGGCAAGGGTGGCGGAGGAGATAAAGCAGGCCACCCGCAATTTCGCGAAACGGCAGGAGACGTGGCTTAAAAAGATGGCGGCGAACCGCATAACTCGCCGAGAAACAGCTGTTTTCGCGGCAGCCGTTAAAAATTTCTTGCAATCGGGATAG
- the mutL gene encoding DNA mismatch repair endonuclease MutL, translating into MEKNRIQVLPDEIVNRIAAGEVVERPASVVKELLENSIDAGAQNLSIRLYEAGLSRIAVEDDGCGMSRADAVLALKRHATSKIASHEDLDAIATLGFRGEALPSIASVSRVTVVTRERTAQSGTKLRVEAGVVTGCSDAGAPAGTLVEVEDIFFNTPARRKFMKSAPTELRNIIETVSNLALIHPKISFSVESEGRPLMILPPGQSLSERAEELSGVRPGGLYFAKARHGQRKLTFGFAAPHESRGHRRGIRLFVNRRAVNDRILFKALTEGYRGLLEQGRWPVALLWLDLPSDEVDVNVHPAKREVRFRDEGGLFRWVAGSVAGALSSAPWVRSGASAVEVPDSVEESPFCYEKSAPGSGRAAEALEDYARRALKPGGARSPFYSGGGYGRGGAGRAEPGKLDFSVNSIAEGAEEKSPGETCAMNSPFGELRYLGAFDATFLLFESGDRKLVIVDQHAAHERILYERISAARTGGKGQPLLVPLVVECSAAEIAGFAEREELLEAIGIRAELFGGQSLSLVEVPAGVTGAEGVGMLRDVIGGESFDSGESGGGGRADKLLARAACAGAVKAKMALDRTEVASLMRDLGETKNPSHCPHGRPLVIKMGRAQLYSLFHRK; encoded by the coding sequence ATGGAAAAAAACAGGATTCAGGTGTTGCCCGACGAGATCGTCAACCGTATCGCGGCCGGGGAAGTCGTCGAGAGGCCCGCCAGCGTCGTGAAGGAACTTCTGGAAAATTCCATCGACGCGGGCGCGCAAAACCTCTCGATACGGCTCTATGAGGCCGGGCTCTCCCGCATCGCAGTGGAGGACGACGGCTGCGGAATGTCCCGCGCCGATGCGGTTCTGGCGCTAAAGCGCCATGCCACCAGCAAGATCGCCTCCCACGAGGACCTCGACGCAATCGCGACCCTTGGCTTTCGCGGGGAAGCGCTCCCTTCCATTGCCTCCGTCAGCCGGGTGACCGTCGTCACCAGGGAGAGGACCGCCCAGAGCGGCACGAAACTACGGGTCGAGGCGGGAGTCGTCACCGGCTGCTCCGACGCCGGAGCGCCCGCCGGTACCCTCGTCGAGGTCGAGGACATTTTTTTTAACACGCCCGCCCGAAGAAAATTCATGAAGAGCGCACCCACCGAGCTTCGCAACATAATAGAGACGGTCTCGAACCTCGCCCTCATACATCCGAAAATCAGCTTTTCGGTCGAGAGCGAGGGGCGACCGCTTATGATTTTGCCCCCCGGCCAGTCTCTTTCCGAGCGGGCCGAGGAGCTTTCCGGCGTCCGGCCGGGAGGGCTCTATTTCGCAAAAGCCCGCCACGGGCAAAGAAAACTGACCTTCGGTTTCGCCGCCCCCCACGAGAGCCGCGGCCACCGGCGGGGGATACGGCTCTTCGTGAACCGGAGGGCGGTCAACGACAGGATACTCTTCAAGGCCCTGACCGAGGGGTACAGGGGGCTGCTGGAGCAGGGGCGCTGGCCGGTGGCGCTCCTGTGGCTCGACCTTCCCTCCGATGAGGTTGACGTCAACGTCCATCCCGCCAAGAGGGAGGTGCGCTTCCGCGACGAGGGGGGGTTGTTCCGCTGGGTCGCCGGGAGCGTCGCGGGGGCCCTTTCCTCCGCTCCCTGGGTTCGCAGCGGCGCTTCCGCCGTTGAAGTCCCCGATTCAGTGGAAGAGAGCCCGTTTTGCTACGAGAAGAGCGCTCCGGGTTCGGGAAGGGCTGCGGAGGCGCTTGAGGACTACGCCCGCAGGGCGCTAAAGCCGGGCGGGGCGAGAAGCCCCTTTTACTCCGGCGGCGGGTACGGGCGTGGCGGCGCGGGGCGGGCGGAGCCCGGGAAGCTCGATTTTTCCGTGAATTCAATAGCCGAAGGGGCGGAGGAGAAAAGTCCGGGTGAAACTTGCGCAATGAATTCCCCCTTCGGCGAGCTTCGCTACCTCGGCGCTTTTGACGCCACCTTCCTCCTCTTCGAGTCCGGCGACCGGAAGCTGGTTATTGTCGATCAGCACGCCGCCCACGAGCGCATACTATATGAAAGGATATCCGCCGCGAGAACCGGCGGGAAGGGGCAGCCCCTGCTGGTGCCCCTTGTCGTCGAGTGCAGCGCCGCCGAGATCGCTGGTTTCGCGGAGAGGGAGGAACTACTTGAAGCAATCGGCATCCGGGCGGAACTCTTCGGCGGGCAGAGCCTCTCTCTTGTCGAGGTCCCGGCGGGGGTCACCGGAGCGGAGGGGGTGGGGATGCTGCGCGACGTTATCGGAGGGGAGTCCTTCGATTCCGGCGAGTCCGGCGGCGGGGGAAGGGCGGACAAGCTTCTCGCCCGCGCAGCCTGCGCGGGGGCGGTGAAGGCGAAGATGGCGCTGGACCGCACCGAGGTGGCGTCCCTCATGCGCGACCTGGGTGAAACCAAAAATCCCTCCCACTGTCCTCACGGGAGGCCGCTCGTTATTAAAATGGGGAGGGCGCAGCTCTATTCGCTCTTCCACAGGAAATAG
- a CDS encoding DUF3343 domain-containing protein, translating to MVRDGLFIFNSVHRVMKAEKVLKSGSVNARVMPVPRQLSSDCGLALAFPLAERETAEILLHSAGIVPEETWKLEEGGGYVRI from the coding sequence ATGGTAAGGGACGGACTCTTTATTTTCAACAGTGTCCATCGGGTGATGAAGGCGGAAAAGGTGCTCAAGTCGGGCTCGGTAAACGCGAGGGTGATGCCCGTGCCGAGACAGCTTTCCTCCGACTGCGGCCTTGCGCTTGCGTTTCCCCTGGCCGAGCGCGAAACGGCCGAGATTTTGCTCCATTCGGCGGGGATAGTTCCCGAGGAGACGTGGAAGCTAGAAGAGGGCGGCGGGTACGTCAGAATTTAG
- a CDS encoding DUF721 domain-containing protein yields MSDPAPLSKLLKNFLSEARKNYPEGAHRLYEIWPEAVGPSLARVTRPLSLSAGKLTVAVEGAVWLQELSLFKSQLISNLNERLGKDSIKSVRLIQATIAPEEKPEPPFDKSWLERPLTPEETALIENSLADLPEGEIREALRSAMSAAKKRSSLRDAPADAPPPRNTSARSRGRGE; encoded by the coding sequence ATGTCAGACCCCGCGCCGTTGTCAAAGCTGCTGAAAAACTTCCTCTCGGAAGCCAGAAAAAATTACCCGGAGGGCGCGCACCGCCTCTACGAGATATGGCCGGAGGCGGTAGGCCCCTCGCTCGCCCGCGTCACGCGGCCCCTTTCACTCAGCGCAGGAAAACTCACCGTCGCAGTGGAGGGAGCGGTATGGCTTCAGGAGCTTTCGCTCTTCAAAAGCCAGCTTATCTCAAACCTCAACGAACGCCTTGGCAAGGACTCGATTAAATCGGTTCGCCTTATTCAGGCCACCATCGCCCCGGAAGAAAAGCCCGAGCCACCCTTCGACAAATCCTGGCTCGAAAGGCCTCTTACTCCCGAAGAAACCGCGCTCATAGAAAACTCTCTTGCAGACCTGCCCGAGGGAGAGATACGCGAAGCCCTCCGAAGCGCGATGTCTGCCGCGAAAAAACGCTCCTCCCTCAGGGACGCCCCAGCAGATGCTCCGCCTCCGCGGAATACTTCCGCCCGCTCTCGCGGTCGTGGAGAATGA
- a CDS encoding methyltransferase domain-containing protein, giving the protein MAGEGLRRDRALLLEGETADTALGGAVGVIQPATGFRFSIDAILLARFAAEGGYFENAVDLCAGSGVVGFCLLALGAAKKVTGIDIQPDFVGRAERGAEWNGFCGRAKFRCRDVKAVPASMPSGAYDLVVCNPPYRPLHGGKVSKEPSLAIARYEVSMNLEDAVRGGSHLLKKGGEFSLVYPAGGVARVLSALEAEGLTPKRLRFLHPDGSSPASLVLAGAVKGKKEPLKVLAPLILHDRESGRKYSAEAEHLLGRP; this is encoded by the coding sequence TTCTTGAGGGGGAGACGGCGGACACCGCACTCGGCGGGGCGGTTGGCGTCATCCAGCCCGCTACGGGATTTCGCTTCTCGATAGACGCAATACTTCTGGCCAGGTTTGCCGCAGAAGGCGGGTACTTTGAAAATGCAGTCGATCTTTGCGCGGGGAGCGGTGTCGTAGGGTTTTGCCTCCTGGCGCTGGGTGCCGCAAAAAAGGTCACAGGGATCGATATCCAACCGGATTTTGTCGGCAGGGCCGAGCGGGGGGCGGAGTGGAACGGGTTTTGCGGCAGGGCGAAGTTTCGGTGCAGGGACGTAAAAGCTGTCCCGGCGTCGATGCCGTCAGGCGCATACGATCTGGTAGTCTGCAACCCTCCCTACAGGCCGCTCCACGGCGGGAAGGTCTCTAAGGAACCTTCTCTTGCGATCGCAAGGTACGAGGTGTCGATGAACCTCGAAGACGCGGTCAGGGGGGGAAGTCATTTACTGAAAAAGGGTGGGGAGTTTTCTCTGGTGTATCCCGCTGGAGGCGTTGCGAGGGTTTTGTCGGCGCTGGAGGCGGAGGGATTAACCCCTAAAAGACTCAGGTTCCTTCACCCGGACGGCAGCAGTCCCGCGAGTCTGGTGCTTGCCGGGGCGGTGAAGGGCAAAAAGGAACCTTTGAAGGTGCTGGCCCCGCTCATTCTCCACGACCGCGAGAGCGGGCGGAAGTATTCCGCGGAGGCGGAGCATCTGCTGGGGCGTCCCTGA